The following is a genomic window from Synechococcales cyanobacterium CNB.
AGTCGCTCCTGCGCGCGAACATCGACGCCCATCTCGCCCACTGGAACGAGTCCGCCGCCGCCATTCTCCGCACCGCCGACTCGCGGTAAGGTGATCGCGTGGACCACGCCGCGCAAGACCCGACGCATGCCCTCGGCGTCGCGCTCCACGCCGGAGCGCGGCAGCCGTGCGCGCCCGAGGCCGCGCACGCCGAGCCTTCCGATGCCGAGTTGCTCGCCCGTGCGCGCGCCGGGGACCGATATGCCTTTGCCGATCTCTATGTGCGCTATGTCGGGCTGGTGCGGGGAGTGCTGCTGGCTCGCGCGCCGCGCTCCGACTGCGACGACCTTGCGCAGGAGGTCTTCATCCGCGCGTGGCAGCGGCTCGACGACCTCCGCAGCGACGAATCGCTCGGCCCCTGGCTCGCAGCCTCGGCACGGGCCAGGGCGGGCGATCACAGACGCACCGCGGCACGCCGCGCCCGCCGCGAGGCCGCCGCGGCCGCACGCTCGACGCGCGACACCAGTGCCGAAGGCATCACCGCCGCCCGCGCGCTCGACGCGATCCGCTCGCTCCCCGAGGCCTACCGCGACACGCTCGCGCTCCGACTCATCGAACAGATGCCCGGCCCGCTCATCGCACGCCGGCTCGGACTCACCGAAGGCTCCGTCCGCGTGAACCTGCACCGCGGCATGAAACTCCTCCGCGAACGACTCGGCATCGAAGAGGCAGCACCATGACACCTCCCCCCGACAACCCGTACCTCTGGGACCGCACCGGCGAGCCTGACCCCCGCGTCGCCTCGCTCGAACGCGCCCTGCGATCGGAACGGGCCGCGCCGGACGCGGCCGCCCTCCTCTCCGCGCTCACCGAGCGCGGTACCGTCGCCGCCGCGCCTCGCAGGCACGCGCCGGCCCTGCCGCGTTCGCCGGTGCTGCGCGTGTCGCTCGCCGCGGCGGCCGCCGTCGCTCTCTCGCTCGTGGGCTGGCTCGTCGTGCGC
Proteins encoded in this region:
- a CDS encoding sigma-70 family RNA polymerase sigma factor yields the protein MLARARAGDRYAFADLYVRYVGLVRGVLLARAPRSDCDDLAQEVFIRAWQRLDDLRSDESLGPWLAASARARAGDHRRTAARRARREAAAAARSTRDTSAEGITAARALDAIRSLPEAYRDTLALRLIEQMPGPLIARRLGLTEGSVRVNLHRGMKLLRERLGIEEAAP